From Quercus lobata isolate SW786 chromosome 1, ValleyOak3.0 Primary Assembly, whole genome shotgun sequence, one genomic window encodes:
- the LOC115981366 gene encoding protein CLT1, chloroplastic, with translation MTSYCYRITAGAGVSNRPIRLSRMTTSSSRTVEISRLPQNYCSNHHQRSRMELRSRKIIRAAVVEAVGPCGDGEDKAAAVENLSSLTTEEESESDQDRTAEIESEEENEEKRNKRMDQSQKVKVVVAAAVTVVMGVGNRVLYKLALVPLKQYPFFLAQLATFGYVIVYFSILYLRYHAGIVTDEMLSLPKAPFLAVGLLEALGAATGMAAGAILSGASIPILSQTFLVWQIILSTVFLGRRYKVNQLLGCFLVAIGVIITVASGSSAGHSLKEAGIFWSVLMVVSFLFQAADTVLKEVIFSDAAQRLKGGSVDLFVVNSYGSAFQAFFICLLLPFLSKLWGIPFSQLPNYLKDGAACFLNIGTLSSGCDGAPLLPLLFIVVNMGFNISLLYLLKISSAVVSSLASTFSVPISVYVFTLPLPYLGVASSLPTGFVAGAIILVMGLLIYSWTPSVPTSASPSLPN, from the exons aTGACGTCATATTGTTACCGGATAACCGCCGGGGCGGGCGTGTCGAACCGACCAATTCGGCTGAGCAGGATGACGACGTCATCGTCACGGACGGTTGAGATTTCGCGGCTCCCTCAGAATTATTGCTCGAATCATCATCAACGGTCAAGAATGGAGTTGAGATCGAGGAAGATTATTAGAGCGGCGGTGGTGGAGGCGGTAGGACCGTGCGGCGATGGGGAGGATAAGGCTGCGGCGGTGGAGAATTTGTCTTCGTTGACGACGGAGGAGGAGAGCGAGAGCGATCAGGATCGGACTGCGGAAATAGAATCAGAAGAAGAGAAtgaggagaagaggaataagagaATGGATCAGAGTCAGAAGGTGAAGGTGGTGGTGGCAGCGGCGGTGACGGTGGTGATGGGAGTAGGGAATCGGGTGTTGTATAAACTGGCCTTGGTTCCGTTGAAGCAATACCCGTTTTTTCTCGCTCAGCTCGCCACTTTCGg aTATGTAATTGTATACTTCTCCATATTGTATCTCCGATACCATGCTGGCATTGTTACAGATGAGATGCTTTCCTTGCCAAAGGCTCCATTCCTTGCTGTTGGTCTCTTGGAAGCCCTTGGTGCTGCTACTGGAATGGCAGCTGGAG CAATTCTTTCTGGAGCATCAATCCCAATTTTGTCTCAG ACCTTTCTTGTGTGGCAAATTATTCTGTCAACTGTTTTTCTTGGAAGGAGATATAAAGtcaaccaactacttggatgctTTCTTGTAGCCATTGGTGTAATCATAACAGTGGCAAG TGGATCTAGTGCTGGACATTCATTGAAGGAAGCTGGTATATTTTGGAGTGTTTTGATGGtagtttcatttttatttcaagCGGCTGATACGGTGCTAAAG GAAGTAATCTTTTCAGATGCTGCCCAACGTCTAAAG GGAGGTTCAGTAGACCTATTTGTTGTAAATTCCTATGGATCTGCCTTCCAA GCCTTCTTTATCTGCCTTCTTTTACCTTTTCTGTCAAAATTATGGGGTATTCCATTTAGTCAACTGCCAAATTATCTTAAAGACGGTGCTGCTTGCTTTCTGAACATTGGAACTTTGTCAAGTG GATGTGATGGTGCTCCACTGCTACCTTTGCTGTTTATTGTTGTCAACATGGGTTTCAACATATCATTGCTCTATCTGCTCAAGATCTCTTCTGCTGTAGTTTCTAGCCTTGCTTCCACATTTTCAG TGCCAATATCTGTTTATGTGTTCACGTTGCCGCTACCCTACCTTGGTGTTGCATCATCCCTTCCTACAGGCTTTGTTGCAGGAGCCATAATTCTCGTTATGGGCTTGCTCATCTATTCTTGGACACCATCAGTTCCCACTAGCGCCTCGCCATCGCTTCCCAATTAG